A DNA window from Vigna angularis cultivar LongXiaoDou No.4 chromosome 1, ASM1680809v1, whole genome shotgun sequence contains the following coding sequences:
- the LOC108345497 gene encoding DDT domain-containing protein DDR4, giving the protein MSNGSPPPVTGEHSLPPEADPSNHVFDSKEETAVTPPLTTRSTRPSRACTMRAASRLLSSPVAAKKEVSPPPTPQCSKIVTPLVEPPSPSQLPRWHLRTMWEFASVLNFLHLFMPLLNISLEFSAEELETALLNPNDTLFHVHMPLLKAIPPITRMALTRDTWITVLCRKLRDWWHWVADGDLPVVASHGVEIEVYNSLDPGIRVVILKAICDIRVEQEDIRSYIDNSIKHGVRLSTFRKERIGGDSNGISYWYEDDPIIGHRLYREIRKTEVIQMKKGKARGSQVLSSTSYQWEAVATNFDEFQDVSEKLFSSKNRTETSLGKKLKIDMLPEVEKAHKKKEKMLKKQHRQALLLDNYLVVDGLGPGRSLRDRKPVTYTFDDFDRSIDEAIKVTKQKQPSPERMPRRESVAKPEALTNGKYGPLHATQDANFGIPSSESADSYDDKEDHENDNLDRSNRQRRRPNRYSEREFVGAVSYNEADFDSDDDIVGEAVYDEEYLEKRKHKRKSSSSSEGEEEHEWDEYNVEDDEEEEDDDDDDDSLSMSEDSHKPRKVKQVPGRTRRETKLRSVGEIQSSLRRSKRATRNSINYRQYEASESETEFIKSDKSDTSADHSEPSENGEYMMESEDSGGSDDEEQETKVDEPITYPAIEENEQNQAPEKLSSPGQEDPGQEEVESTGKRRFLDLNELAPTTGFDDGPNTIMKDEDNDY; this is encoded by the exons ATGTCCAACGGATCCCCTCCTCCGGTGACCGGCGAACACTCCCTGCCACCGGAAGCCGACCCCTCAAACCATGTTTTCGATTCGAAGGAGGAAACTGCGGTGACTCCTCCCCTAACCACAAGGAGTACCCGCCCGTCCCGGGCGTGCACCATGCGCGCCGCCTCTCGCCTCCTTTCCTCGCCGGTGGCTGCTAAGAAGGAGGTTTCTCCGCCACCGACGCCGCAATGCAGCAAGATTGTTACTCCGCTGGTGGAGCCGCCCTCGCCGTCACAGTTGCCACGGTGGCACCTGCGGACGATGTGGGAGTTTGCTTCCGTACTGAATTTCTTGCAT CTATTTATGCCTCTTTTGAATATCTCACTGGAATTTTCTGCGGAAGAGTTGGAGACGGCCCTTCTTAACCCCAACGATACTTTGTTTCATGTTCATATGCCTTTGCTAAAG GCAATCCCTCCTATTACCCGAATGGCACTCACACGAGATACTTGGATAACCGTATTGTGCAGGAAATTGAGAGATTGGTGGCATTGG GTTGCTGATGGGGATCTTCCAGTTGTTGCTTCCCATGG GGTGGAGATTGAAGTGTATAATTCACTTGATCCAGGGATCCGTGTTGTCATCTTAAAAGCAATATGCGACATTCGTGTTGag CAAGAAGACATCCGAAGTTATATTGACAACTCAATTAAACACGGTGTTAGGCTTTCAACATTCCGTAAAGAGCGTATAGGAGGTGATTCGAACGGAATTTCTTATTG GTATGAAGATGATCCCATTATTGGACATAGGCTGTATCGAGAAATAAGGAAAACTGAAGTGATTCAAATGAAGAAAGGGAAAGCAAGAGGTTCCCAGGTTCTTTCTAGCACATCATACCAGTGGGAAGCAGTTGCTACCAATTTTGATGAATTTCAAGATGTTTCT GAGAAGCTTTTCTCAAGTAAAAACAGAACAGAGACTTCTCTGGGGAAAAAGCTGAAGATAGACATGCTTCCTGAAGTTGAGAAAGCTCATAAG aaaaaggagaaaatgcTGAAAAAGCAACACAGACAAGCTCTTCTACTTGATAATTACTTGGTTGTTGATGGGCTTGGTCCAGGGCGTTCTCTTCGTGACAGGAAACCTGTTACCTACACTTTTG ATGATTTTGACCGGTCAATCGATGAGGCAATTAAAGTAACCAA GCAGAAACAGCCATCTCCAGAACGTATGCCCAGGAGAGAATCGGTAGCAAAACCTGAAGCTTTGACTAATGGTAAATATGGTCCTCTGCATGCCACACAAGATGCGAATTTTGGTATACCATCTTCAGAATCAGCTGACTCTTATGATGACAAGGAAGACCATGAAAATGACAACTTGGATCGAAG CAATCGTCAAAGACGGAGACCTAATCGATATTCAGAAAGGGAGTTTGTTGGAGCAGTATCATACAATGAGGCAGACTTCGATAGTGATGATGATATTGTTGGCGAAGCTGTATATGATGAAGAATATCTAGAGAAACGCAAGCATAAAAGGAAGTCTTCCAGTAGCtctgaaggagaagaagaacatgagTGGGACGAATACAATGTTGAagatgacgaagaagaagaagatgatgatgatgatgatgattccTTGAGCATGAGTGAGGATAGTCACAAACCCCGCAAGGTCAAACAGGTGCCAGGCCGTACTAGGAGAGAAACCAAACTGAGATCTGTGGGTGAGATTCAATCAAGTCTAAGACGCAGTAAAAGGGCAACTAGAAATTCTATAAATTACCGTCAATATGAGGCCTCAGAATCAGAAACCGAGTTTATCAAATCTGACAAGTCTGATACATCAGCTGATCACTCAGAACCCAGTGAGAATGGTGAATACATGATGGAAAGTGAAGATTCAGGTGGCAGTgatgatgaagaacaagaaacgAAAGTAGATGAGCCTATTACATATCCTGCAATAGAAGAGAATGAACAAAACCAAGCTCCTGAAAAATTAAGTAGTCCTGGTCAGGAGGATCCTGGTCAGGAGGAAGTTGAGAGCACAGGAAAGAGACGCTTCCTTGATTTGAATGAGCTTGCTCCTACCACTGGTTTTGATGATGGTCCAAAcacaataatgaaagatgaagacaATGATTACTGA
- the LOC108323177 gene encoding protein EARLY FLOWERING 5, with translation MKTTKGGKVMNPTDAYRKELRKKELKRNKKERKKVREVGILKKDPDQLKKQIENLEMMKADGALDKARKHKKRQLQDTLNLVLKKRKEYEDKMREKGEAPVMFSHLGPPRRRTTAEEEERVKHPKPEDSVYYHPTLNPTGAPPPGKPPMFKSSIGPRIPLSGASSSAGASSSTMETEDDVLAVPPPPPPPPLPDGSNASSADGTVLPASLPLPPPPPMPPKPASAVSTSLPPPPLPPPPPGPPPKDQVANRPIPPPPPPLQQSQPPPPGTSGGEGRNQSALTDDSPSKDPSQGQLPPPPPPPKTGMVQSDGSVSTESKNSLSNQEIPKMVAGHPPPRQQPPVPGPALIPSLQPDVLPPGISRFPPPPPPPDMRPPLPGAVLPGQAPPPGMMVPLIHRPPYGPPPGPPPMMRPPLPPGPPPNFQEEDHMAIRPPPPPPKPSYVKSAASTVVKRPLAQHTPELTAMVPASVRVRRETAMSKTKPKPAVPTSRTVSGTSGPTIVKSESVSSSSAPKGPSIDDSYTAFLEDMKALGALDG, from the exons ATGAAGACGACGAAGGGTGGCAAGGTCATGAACCCAACCGATGCTTACCGGAAGGAGCTTCGGAAGAAAGAATTGAAGAGG AataagaaggaaagaaagaaggtGAGGGAGGTggggattttgaagaaagatcCTGATCAGTTGAAGAAGCAGATTGAGAACTTGGAGATGATGA AGGCTGATGGTGCTTTGGATAAAGCAAGAAAGCACAAGAAGAGACAGCTACAAGACACACTTAACCTTGTCCTAAAGAAGAGGAAG GAATATGAAGATAAAATGCGGGAGAAGGGTGAGGCCCCAGTTATGTTCAG TCATTTGGGGCCTCCTCGAAGGAGAACAActgcagaagaagaagagagggtTAAACACCCAAAGCCTGAG GACTCTGTTTATTACCATCCTACATTAAATCCTACTGGGGCTCCACCACCAGGGAAACCTCCTATGTTTAAATCATCTATAG GACCAAGAATTCCTTTGTCTGGTGCTTCATCCAGTGCTGGTGCTTCATCCTCGACAATGGAGACAGAGGATGATGTATTAGCTGtacctccacctcctccaccgCCTCCACTGCCTGATGGTAGCAATGCAAGTTCAGCAGATGGCACTGTTTTACCTGCATCTTTACCATTGCCTCCTCCCCCTCCCATGCCTCCAAAGCCTGCTAGTGCCGTGTCTACATCATTACCACCACCTCCTTTGCCACCTCCACCTCCTGGTCCCCCACCTAAAGATCAAGTTGCAAATCGTCCTAttcctcctccacctcctcccCTTCAACAGTCTCAGCCACCCCCACCTGGCACTAGTGGAGGTGAAGGGAGAAATCAGTCTGCATTAACAGATGATTCGCCTTCCAAGGATCCTAGTCAG GGGCagcttcctccacctcctcctccaccaAAGACTGGTATGGTTCAGTCTGATGGTTCTGTTTCAACGGAGAGTAAGAATTCACTATCAAACCAGGAGATTCCAAAAATGGTTGCCGGGCATCCTCCTCCAAGGCAACAACCTCCTGTTCCAGGGCCTGCTTTAATCCCAAGTTTACAGCCTGATGTATTACCACCAGGAATATCCCGTTTTCCACCACCCCCACCACCACCTGACATGAGGCCTCCTTTACCTGGGGCAGTACTCCCTGGTCAGGCACCACCACCTGGAATGATGGTTCCCCTAATCCATAGGCCACCATATGGCCCTCCACCTGGTCCTCCACCAATGATGAGGCCTCCACTTCCACCTGGTCCTCCTCCAAACTTCCAGGAAGAGGATCATATGGCAATTAGGCCGCCTCCCCCCCCTCCGAAACCATCTTATGTTAAATCTGCTGCTTCCACTGTTGTTAAAAGGCCATTAGCGCAACACACTCCAGAACTCACAGCTATG GTTCCTGCATCTGTGCGAGTGAGAAGAGAAACTGCAATGAGTAAAACAAAACCGAAACCAGCAGTGCCAACCTCTAGGACCGTCTCTGGGACATCAGGGCCAACTATTGTAAAATCAGAGTCAGTGAGCTCGTCATCAGCTCCAAAAGGCCCGAGCATTGATGACTCTTATACGGCTTTCTTGGAGGACATGAAAGCCCTTGGTGCACTTGATGGTTGA